In Pseudobdellovibrionaceae bacterium, the following proteins share a genomic window:
- a CDS encoding PAS domain S-box protein: MIGSFELNFLTVVLALVVGALALTLGYCSHLRHQLRNEKDRFKTLIEAVPCTISWVDENLTYIAVNENLAKLLGLEPEQIVGKRIGFRGGNQDYLEFVKRLFHSPSDQLNYEFLVNTEQDPRTILSVAKKYSGGTAATIIGIDITEQKMAEKLIVDQQQALVAQEKLSVLGQVSAGIGHEIKNPLAAIIGLLDLLEFRVNSKKELPPEDILVNIEKMRKMTMRVNAIVDSLKSLSRNSENDPFVETSVKQIINEVREIYESKLRSAEIQFDDSAIPEHLKIACRESQIGQIFLNLIGNSIDALQDLDEKWIRIHAVCDQNQIVITFTDSGSGIPKDLADRILEPFVTTKPRGKGTGLGLSISKGIMEQHGGTLSINSECPNTQFILTFPVRTQMSTPLAS, translated from the coding sequence ATGATTGGTTCTTTTGAATTAAATTTTCTCACTGTAGTGCTTGCTCTTGTGGTCGGCGCATTGGCCCTGACCTTGGGGTATTGTTCTCATTTGCGCCACCAGCTACGAAATGAGAAAGATCGTTTTAAAACCTTGATTGAGGCGGTCCCCTGTACCATTTCCTGGGTGGATGAAAACCTCACCTACATCGCCGTGAACGAGAATCTTGCCAAATTGTTAGGCCTTGAACCCGAGCAGATTGTCGGCAAAAGAATTGGATTCCGCGGCGGAAACCAGGACTACCTGGAATTCGTCAAACGCCTTTTTCACAGCCCTTCAGACCAGCTCAACTACGAGTTCTTGGTGAATACGGAGCAGGACCCACGCACAATTTTGAGCGTGGCGAAGAAATACAGTGGCGGCACCGCCGCCACTATTATCGGCATCGATATCACCGAACAAAAAATGGCCGAGAAACTCATTGTTGATCAACAACAGGCCCTTGTCGCTCAAGAAAAACTCTCTGTTTTAGGACAGGTTTCAGCCGGCATTGGCCACGAAATCAAAAATCCCTTGGCAGCCATCATTGGCCTACTGGATCTACTTGAGTTTCGTGTTAACTCCAAGAAAGAACTTCCCCCTGAGGATATCCTCGTCAATATCGAAAAAATGCGCAAGATGACCATGAGGGTAAATGCCATCGTCGATTCCCTTAAGTCTCTTTCCAGGAACAGCGAAAACGATCCATTTGTTGAAACCTCAGTCAAGCAGATCATAAATGAGGTGAGGGAAATCTACGAGAGCAAATTAAGATCCGCCGAAATCCAGTTTGATGACAGCGCCATCCCTGAACATCTCAAAATTGCCTGTCGTGAATCACAAATTGGCCAGATTTTTCTCAACCTAATTGGAAACTCTATCGATGCCTTGCAGGACCTAGATGAAAAGTGGATCCGCATACACGCTGTATGCGACCAGAACCAGATTGTCATCACCTTCACTGACAGCGGATCCGGGATTCCCAAGGATTTAGCCGATAGGATTCTTGAGCCCTTTGTCACCACCAAGCCCCGCGGCAAGGGTACTGGCTTAGGACTCAGCATCTCCAAAGGGATCATGGAACAACATGGGGGGACCCTCAGCATTAATAGCGAATGTCCCAACACCCAATTTATCCTGACCTTCCCCGTCCGCACCCAAATGAGCACCCCCCTCGCCAGTTAA
- a CDS encoding efflux RND transporter permease subunit — MKQLLGFFISNYKLSWLLMAVLVLMGFMGLRQVKRESRPPVDFARVTVATIYPGASPEEVEEQVTLKIENELRGIEGVKDIKSLSATGRSEIALRLDIDSGDPLKAQDEIHRAVQRVRGLPQDIKDTPSVRVANAKEIPILELALIGGNENRRRDRLANDLRLLLEDSRGVADVVMSGYREREFQILLKPNLMQQAYVGIGEVVDAVKRRTLNIPAGFIRSPDNQRLVRVTGQIQSAEEMGEIIIRSNFSGQKIRIRDVAEIKDGMEDPSVMVRVNSEPATLITVTKRADADAIRVVENLNKQLEVFRKDKLPDGYSLISYNDEASRIAERLDIVVVNGLSGLVLVLVILLFFLPGSLGFVASLSLPLAILGALALMPLMGVNFNNITMLALVISIGMLVDNSVVISENYARLRAEGYKRQPAALKAVHQFWLPLTATVLTTIAAFLPMLVTKGVMGQFIRWIPIMVSIALVMSLIESFILLPSRLQFTVLDNAGNKDPSAETKTNWFEPLRIRFERFMDLCIRRRYLVFLALSLLLLSSLVLARYGNRFELFPTDDVEYYFSGFSAPITTNLETMDKMTKRVSEEATRVLGNDNIDYVIARSGVSRRSGSENSVNGEYVGMMVIAVTANAAKTLDPQEVLQRLRTIDRGQLETLTFDASRHGPPVGAALSATFRSKDYRQLKSFVTEFQEQLTRIPGVVDVENDEVRGGPEYRIVPNHGAISSMNLDTQTIGVALRTALQGAVATELTLDGDDFDLRIRYDDQQRETFNAIKATHVMEKTGKLIPLSSLVRIEDTEGPAVRKHHDFKRSITVQSGVIPSVITSIALNEKAQSIAANLKRTYPAVTSVFGGEQESTQESMTSLQQALLLALLGIFAILVLLFHSFLHSGLILSTIFLGLVGISWAFFLHNRPLSFLAMIGTVGLAGVVVNSAIVLVSYINDLKQEKPHLDLHQILAQASGARLRAVMVTSLTTIGGLLPTAYGWGGYERMLVPMTLALAWGLASGTILTLIWVPCGYAIVEDISLWWKSRLSWLLGRFEEGADTPNPMTMNNSPDDQRLHSSTKPMEDRNHDLTL; from the coding sequence ATGAAACAACTGCTGGGCTTTTTCATTTCCAACTATAAGCTGAGCTGGCTATTGATGGCCGTTTTGGTTTTGATGGGCTTCATGGGACTGCGTCAGGTGAAGCGTGAGTCCAGGCCACCTGTGGACTTTGCCCGCGTCACGGTGGCCACTATTTACCCTGGAGCCTCCCCCGAAGAAGTGGAAGAGCAGGTCACTCTTAAGATAGAAAACGAACTGCGTGGCATTGAGGGGGTTAAGGACATCAAGTCCCTGTCTGCCACAGGCCGCAGCGAGATTGCCCTACGCCTGGACATCGACAGCGGAGACCCGCTTAAGGCCCAGGACGAAATCCACCGTGCCGTGCAGAGAGTGCGTGGCCTTCCCCAGGACATCAAAGATACCCCCAGCGTTCGCGTGGCCAATGCCAAGGAAATCCCCATCCTCGAACTCGCTCTCATAGGCGGCAATGAAAATCGGCGTCGAGACCGGCTCGCCAACGACCTCAGACTTCTTCTTGAAGACAGTCGCGGAGTAGCGGACGTCGTCATGAGTGGCTATCGGGAAAGGGAGTTTCAAATCCTGCTCAAACCAAATCTCATGCAGCAGGCCTATGTGGGAATCGGCGAAGTCGTGGATGCGGTCAAACGCCGGACCCTCAATATCCCGGCTGGCTTTATTCGCAGCCCTGACAATCAACGTCTGGTTCGTGTCACAGGACAAATTCAGTCAGCCGAAGAAATGGGCGAAATTATCATTCGCAGCAATTTCAGTGGTCAGAAGATTCGCATTCGGGATGTAGCTGAAATAAAAGATGGAATGGAGGATCCCTCGGTGATGGTGAGGGTCAATAGCGAGCCTGCAACCTTAATCACCGTCACTAAACGGGCTGATGCAGATGCCATTCGCGTGGTTGAAAATCTTAATAAACAGCTTGAAGTATTTCGCAAAGATAAGCTCCCTGACGGCTATTCCCTTATCTCCTATAACGACGAGGCCAGCCGCATTGCGGAGAGGCTCGATATTGTCGTCGTCAATGGCCTTTCTGGCCTCGTTTTGGTCTTGGTTATTCTCCTGTTCTTTCTACCCGGCTCTTTAGGTTTCGTCGCCTCCCTCAGTCTGCCTCTAGCGATTTTAGGAGCTTTGGCCCTGATGCCCCTCATGGGGGTCAACTTTAACAACATCACCATGCTGGCCCTGGTGATTTCGATTGGCATGCTGGTTGATAACTCGGTGGTAATCAGTGAGAATTATGCCCGTCTGCGCGCTGAAGGCTATAAGCGGCAACCCGCCGCACTTAAGGCTGTTCATCAATTTTGGCTCCCCTTGACGGCAACTGTGCTCACCACCATCGCCGCCTTTTTACCAATGCTTGTGACCAAAGGGGTGATGGGTCAGTTTATCCGCTGGATTCCTATTATGGTGAGTATCGCTCTGGTCATGAGTCTGATTGAGAGCTTTATTTTACTCCCCAGCCGTTTGCAGTTTACGGTCTTGGACAATGCCGGGAACAAAGACCCAAGTGCCGAAACCAAGACAAACTGGTTTGAACCTCTGCGCATTAGGTTTGAACGTTTTATGGACCTTTGCATTCGGCGTCGCTATCTGGTGTTCCTAGCACTTTCCCTATTGTTGTTGTCGAGCCTGGTCCTCGCACGTTACGGAAATCGTTTTGAACTCTTCCCTACGGACGACGTGGAGTATTACTTCTCGGGATTCTCAGCGCCTATTACAACTAATCTGGAAACTATGGATAAAATGACCAAGCGGGTTTCCGAAGAGGCGACCCGAGTGCTCGGCAATGACAATATCGATTATGTCATTGCCAGATCCGGGGTCTCCCGCCGTTCAGGGAGCGAAAACTCCGTCAATGGCGAATACGTGGGCATGATGGTCATCGCTGTCACAGCAAATGCGGCCAAAACCCTCGACCCACAGGAAGTCCTGCAACGCTTGCGTACCATCGATCGGGGTCAGCTGGAAACACTCACTTTCGATGCTTCGAGGCATGGCCCTCCGGTTGGGGCCGCTCTCAGCGCAACTTTTAGATCCAAAGACTATAGGCAACTCAAGAGCTTTGTGACTGAATTCCAGGAACAGTTAACAAGGATTCCCGGCGTGGTGGACGTTGAAAATGATGAGGTTCGCGGCGGACCGGAGTATCGGATCGTTCCCAACCACGGGGCGATCTCCAGTATGAATCTGGACACGCAGACCATTGGCGTGGCACTGCGAACTGCTCTCCAGGGTGCTGTTGCCACGGAACTCACTTTGGATGGGGACGATTTTGATTTACGCATCCGCTATGATGACCAGCAAAGGGAAACCTTTAATGCTATCAAGGCCACTCACGTCATGGAAAAAACCGGCAAACTGATTCCTCTTTCTTCCTTGGTGCGCATTGAAGACACAGAAGGCCCGGCGGTACGCAAACACCACGATTTTAAACGCTCAATCACAGTGCAAAGCGGGGTGATCCCATCAGTCATCACCTCAATCGCCCTCAATGAAAAAGCCCAGAGCATTGCGGCTAACCTGAAAAGGACCTATCCGGCAGTTACCTCCGTTTTCGGCGGGGAACAAGAGAGTACCCAGGAATCCATGACGTCGCTGCAACAGGCCTTGCTTCTCGCCTTGCTCGGCATCTTTGCGATATTGGTCTTATTGTTCCACAGTTTTCTACACTCGGGCCTTATTCTTTCCACCATTTTTCTTGGGTTGGTTGGGATTAGTTGGGCGTTCTTTCTTCACAACCGACCTTTGAGTTTTTTAGCTATGATTGGCACCGTGGGGTTGGCTGGGGTAGTCGTCAACTCGGCCATTGTTCTGGTGAGCTACATTAACGATCTCAAGCAAGAAAAACCTCACTTGGATTTACACCAGATTCTAGCTCAGGCCTCTGGGGCCCGACTGCGCGCTGTAATGGTGACAAGCCTGACCACCATAGGAGGTCTTTTGCCGACCGCTTATGGATGGGGTGGCTATGAACGCATGCTTGTCCCCATGACCTTGGCTTTAGCCTGGGGTCTCGCCAGCGGCACCATTTTAACTTTGATTTGGGTTCCATGTGGCTATGCCATTGTCGAAGACATTTCGCTATGGTGGAAATCCCGCCTATCCTGGTTACTGGGCCGCTTTGAGGAAGGGGCAGATACGCCCAATCCAATGACCATGAATAATTCACCTGATGATCAACGTCTTCACTCTTCGACCAAGCCAATGGAGGATCGTAACCATGATCTCACTCTGTAG
- a CDS encoding 4Fe-4S cluster-binding domain-containing protein: MTPVKHPYVALEKVPPAQDLIYVLWTASGVCNQKCSYCHPRFHDGKTSFPEINKVIGFLQHLLDSNPEKRLYLVFSGGEPTLWKDIGPFLTFCREQERLILELDSNGSRHLNWWKENLDSINFLVLSYHWEFANQDRFIELLQVAGPSIPVHVSILALPEFFEQSRRLMDTIQELAPECSVKAKAVRLAMGAENYPYTLEQKNWLLKHGSRHPRTPIHPIPLDLSKHIVQRSADGHIKAFNRSTASLLRQNRWKGWKCFAGIESFSIDVDGSIYRATCRVGGSIGNLHEEVIFPRQPVICDKDNCVCLDDIWISKRLPEVRSSGEQE; this comes from the coding sequence ATGACTCCAGTCAAACACCCATATGTGGCATTGGAAAAGGTCCCACCCGCGCAGGACCTGATTTATGTCCTTTGGACAGCATCAGGAGTGTGCAACCAAAAGTGCAGCTACTGCCACCCGCGTTTTCACGACGGCAAGACGTCCTTTCCAGAGATCAACAAGGTGATTGGCTTTCTTCAACACCTGCTGGACTCGAATCCTGAGAAGCGCCTTTATCTGGTATTTTCAGGTGGCGAACCCACTCTATGGAAGGACATTGGCCCTTTTTTGACATTCTGCCGCGAACAAGAACGCTTGATACTGGAACTCGATTCCAATGGTTCACGACATCTCAATTGGTGGAAAGAAAATTTGGACTCCATTAATTTTCTCGTTCTCAGTTACCATTGGGAGTTTGCCAACCAGGATCGTTTCATTGAACTTCTCCAGGTCGCGGGCCCCAGTATCCCGGTTCATGTCTCGATCCTTGCATTGCCCGAATTTTTTGAGCAGAGTCGGCGGCTCATGGACACAATTCAGGAGTTAGCTCCTGAATGTTCAGTCAAAGCCAAGGCCGTACGATTGGCAATGGGCGCGGAGAATTATCCCTACACTCTAGAACAAAAGAATTGGCTTCTCAAACATGGCAGCCGCCACCCGAGAACCCCCATTCACCCAATCCCTTTGGATCTCAGCAAGCACATTGTGCAACGAAGTGCCGATGGCCACATCAAAGCCTTCAATCGTTCTACGGCAAGCCTTCTGCGCCAAAACCGATGGAAGGGCTGGAAGTGTTTCGCGGGTATTGAGAGTTTCAGTATCGATGTCGATGGTTCCATCTATCGAGCCACCTGTCGTGTGGGTGGCTCGATTGGCAATCTTCACGAGGAGGTGATTTTCCCTCGCCAACCTGTCATTTGCGATAAAGATAATTGTGTTTGCTTAGACGACATTTGGATTAGCAAAAGATTGCCAGAAGTTCGTTCTAGCGGGGAACAAGAGTGA
- a CDS encoding peptide ABC transporter substrate-binding protein, which yields MAKIWRSLRSKFGLILLIAISLLSFNAISGLLLSGKPAVFRFHLLGEPMDLDPAHISGASGSYLLYNLYRSLYRYRPGIGLVPEGATHCNWQNQKRLTCYLDPSRKWSDGSAVTATQYVNAFRRLVDPATRSVQTELLLSLANAREILAGKLEPSKLGIKARSSHILTFDLATPDSDFEYRLASPALAPLHSLPIANKSRAQEVVVNGPYRVAEWGNRGRIRLEANPHYPDAQKRPAVEVLLVDDDTTALRLYETGHLNLLRRLPSILIDKYRSRADFFQVPLARFDYLGFGPALKDKPELRRALTLALDYDKLKELYHALGRPGCPSLPIHYMKRPPCYPFDQDEARALAANHRYPPLSLSVIGFSKMGGDDIQRGMEWLQGQWSQNLDWNFQLDGREQGMYLHQLQVTPAMVFRKGVSLDRPTCLAALENFTSQHRENYLKYHNPAFDLLVERLRLETQAHRRQDICQQAVETLMADHIMVPLGEIHFSMLQDQNFKGWEINELNQLDLTQLEVANAEDRANVSN from the coding sequence ATGGCAAAAATCTGGAGATCACTGCGCTCAAAATTTGGTCTAATTCTGCTGATCGCCATCAGCCTGCTTTCCTTCAATGCCATTTCAGGTCTGTTGCTTTCGGGAAAACCGGCGGTGTTCCGTTTTCACCTCCTCGGCGAGCCCATGGACTTGGATCCTGCTCACATTTCAGGAGCTTCGGGCAGTTATCTCCTCTACAACTTATATCGATCTCTCTATCGTTATCGGCCCGGCATCGGACTCGTCCCAGAAGGTGCCACCCATTGCAATTGGCAAAACCAAAAGCGACTCACCTGCTATCTGGACCCTTCGCGAAAATGGAGTGACGGAAGCGCGGTAACAGCGACCCAGTACGTGAATGCCTTCCGCCGGCTGGTTGATCCTGCCACTCGCTCGGTACAAACCGAGCTGCTCCTCAGCTTGGCAAATGCCAGGGAAATCCTGGCCGGAAAACTGGAGCCTTCCAAGTTGGGAATCAAGGCAAGGTCTTCTCACATTTTAACCTTTGATTTGGCGACTCCCGATTCAGATTTTGAGTACCGTTTGGCATCTCCTGCTCTGGCTCCACTCCACAGCCTTCCCATAGCCAACAAATCCCGGGCCCAGGAAGTTGTGGTCAATGGTCCCTATCGGGTTGCGGAATGGGGAAACCGAGGGCGCATTCGGCTGGAAGCCAACCCTCATTATCCTGACGCCCAAAAGAGACCGGCAGTTGAGGTATTGCTCGTCGATGATGACACCACAGCCTTGCGCCTTTACGAGACAGGGCACTTGAATCTGCTTAGGCGCCTGCCATCTATTTTGATCGATAAGTATCGCTCTCGCGCTGATTTTTTCCAGGTACCTCTGGCCCGCTTCGATTACCTTGGTTTTGGCCCGGCACTTAAAGATAAGCCTGAACTCCGTCGAGCCCTTACTCTTGCCCTGGATTATGACAAACTCAAAGAACTCTATCATGCTCTTGGCCGACCAGGCTGCCCCAGCCTTCCTATTCACTACATGAAACGTCCGCCCTGTTACCCCTTTGACCAAGATGAAGCTCGTGCGCTGGCTGCTAACCACAGGTACCCTCCGCTGTCCCTTTCAGTGATTGGTTTTAGCAAAATGGGGGGAGACGACATCCAGCGCGGAATGGAATGGCTACAGGGACAGTGGAGCCAGAACCTGGATTGGAATTTCCAGTTAGATGGCCGCGAACAGGGAATGTATCTCCACCAGCTGCAGGTGACTCCCGCTATGGTTTTTCGCAAAGGTGTTTCTCTCGATCGACCCACCTGCCTAGCTGCCTTGGAGAATTTTACTTCTCAACACAGAGAGAACTACCTGAAGTACCACAATCCTGCATTTGACCTTTTAGTTGAAAGGCTCCGGCTGGAGACCCAGGCCCATCGACGCCAGGATATCTGTCAACAGGCGGTAGAGACCCTGATGGCAGATCACATCATGGTGCCACTGGGTGAAATTCATTTCTCCATGTTGCAGGACCAAAACTTTAAGGGCTGGGAAATCAATGAGTTAAATCAACTCGACCTCACTCAGCTTGAAGTGGCAAATGCCGAGGACAGGGCCAACGTCTCGAATTAA
- a CDS encoding 6-carboxytetrahydropterin synthase: MNSQSSSPSATFVRRVHFSCGHRYENPAWSESKNRETFGACYSPHGHGHNYVLEAHFTGPIDSASGMVINLVDADRLLAQISLELDHRFLNQDVEYFKNHIPTTENIALYVYQRLKSLVADPALIQRVRLFECDDIWAEVGASGGLL; encoded by the coding sequence ATGAATTCTCAATCCTCTTCTCCATCGGCCACCTTTGTTCGTCGCGTTCATTTTTCCTGCGGGCACCGCTACGAGAACCCTGCCTGGAGTGAATCTAAAAATCGCGAGACTTTTGGTGCCTGCTACTCACCCCATGGACACGGACATAACTATGTGTTGGAAGCCCACTTCACGGGACCGATTGATTCCGCCAGCGGAATGGTGATCAACCTCGTTGATGCCGACCGATTGCTGGCTCAAATCAGCCTGGAACTGGATCACCGGTTTCTCAATCAGGACGTGGAATACTTCAAAAACCACATCCCGACCACTGAGAACATAGCCCTCTATGTGTACCAACGACTCAAATCCTTGGTCGCCGACCCTGCGCTTATTCAACGAGTCCGACTTTTCGAATGTGACGACATTTGGGCTGAAGTGGGCGCTAGCGGTGGGCTGCTCTAA
- a CDS encoding SDR family oxidoreductase has product MAKTALITGAGSGIGQAIAQAYSKAGYEVWLLGRNPKKLEATAQSLDGPAQVFPCDLADLDQVEKMGKSILSSVGSKGLNALIHNAGLIKRATFLESTRNEWQESFRVHLLGPVLLTQALLPLLEKAAPSAIVNVSSTLGHRPVPGTASYSALKSAVINWTLSLAVELADRGIHANCVCPGIVDTPIHGTLSEDQRNYLDKLQPLGRVGTAEEVARAVYFLGSGESSWTTGSVLNVDGGISLV; this is encoded by the coding sequence ATGGCGAAAACGGCTCTGATAACCGGTGCGGGAAGCGGCATCGGTCAGGCTATTGCGCAAGCCTACTCAAAGGCAGGATACGAGGTCTGGCTCCTCGGGCGAAACCCTAAGAAGCTGGAAGCCACCGCGCAGTCTTTGGATGGCCCTGCCCAGGTTTTTCCCTGCGACTTGGCAGATTTGGACCAGGTGGAAAAGATGGGTAAAAGCATCCTCTCCTCGGTTGGCAGCAAAGGCTTAAATGCTCTTATTCATAATGCCGGCTTGATCAAAAGAGCCACCTTTCTGGAATCCACCCGTAATGAATGGCAAGAGAGCTTTCGCGTCCACCTTCTCGGCCCCGTTTTGCTCACCCAAGCTCTACTGCCTCTTCTGGAAAAGGCCGCCCCATCCGCGATCGTCAATGTGTCATCGACTTTGGGACATCGGCCCGTTCCTGGGACAGCCAGTTACTCGGCATTAAAATCCGCGGTGATCAATTGGACACTCTCCTTGGCGGTTGAATTGGCCGACAGAGGCATTCACGCCAACTGTGTGTGCCCTGGAATTGTGGACACCCCCATTCACGGCACACTCTCAGAGGACCAGAGGAATTACCTGGACAAGCTTCAGCCCTTGGGTCGCGTCGGCACCGCGGAAGAAGTCGCCAGAGCCGTGTACTTCTTAGGCTCAGGGGAGTCTTCCTGGACGACGGGAAGCGTTCTCAATGTAGACGGAGGCATATCTCTTGTGTAG
- a CDS encoding DUF3365 domain-containing protein, with translation MLSRSFEGLFTLLVIGGLSACVGPGVSNKKSDMMESELKVYMQRGQQEALELKTKLVGELSKGLKEGGPVKAIAVCKDRAEEVTAQAAKKGVRMGRTSWKLRNVNNKGEPWMEDLLKEWQTTRLNTPAAARVVVLANGRIGYAEPLYTMPLCVNCHGQNLKPEVAQQIKKLYPDDQATGFHAGDLRGLLWVEFSR, from the coding sequence GTGTTGAGTCGAAGCTTTGAAGGTCTGTTCACGTTGCTGGTGATTGGCGGTTTGTCCGCCTGCGTGGGGCCAGGTGTTTCAAACAAAAAATCTGATATGATGGAGTCCGAATTGAAGGTTTACATGCAGCGCGGACAACAGGAGGCTTTGGAACTTAAAACAAAATTGGTGGGTGAGCTTTCCAAAGGCTTAAAGGAGGGCGGTCCGGTGAAGGCCATTGCCGTCTGCAAAGATAGGGCTGAAGAAGTGACAGCCCAGGCGGCAAAAAAGGGAGTTCGCATGGGGCGCACGAGTTGGAAATTGCGCAATGTAAACAATAAAGGGGAGCCATGGATGGAGGATTTATTGAAAGAATGGCAAACCACACGCTTAAACACTCCGGCCGCAGCCCGAGTGGTGGTGCTCGCCAATGGCCGCATCGGCTATGCAGAGCCTCTTTATACCATGCCCCTTTGTGTGAATTGCCACGGGCAAAACCTAAAGCCCGAGGTGGCACAGCAGATCAAGAAACTCTATCCAGATGATCAGGCCACTGGCTTTCATGCCGGAGACCTGCGTGGGCTTCTCTGGGTCGAGTTTAGCCGTTAA
- the ddlA gene encoding D-alanine--D-alanine ligase, with amino-acid sequence MTKQKKIRVGVLFGGKSAEHEISLLSARNIIEAMDREKFDVVLIGVDKKGCWHLNESSQLLLESQNPKLIKLNAAGMPISVAPGTSDRALVASTGTLEGVDVVFPILHGPMGEDGTVQGLLKLAGIPFVGSDVLGSAVGMDKDVMKRLLRDSGLPVLPWVTLNRRQGHKWDAKKILGELGPTVFVKPANMGSSVGVNRATSESELDAAIAEAFQFDHKVLVEKGEKVREIEVAVLDGDPPQASVAGEIVPKGDFYSYEAKYVDENGADLVIPARLEDDQSSQVRDLALKTFATLDCFGLGRVDFFLTADGKFWVNEINTMPGFTRISMYPSLWKASGISYPDLIEKLIHLAIERGKRDQSLKSDY; translated from the coding sequence ATGACCAAGCAGAAAAAAATTCGTGTCGGAGTTCTTTTTGGCGGCAAATCAGCGGAACATGAAATTTCGCTGTTGAGTGCCCGCAATATTATTGAGGCCATGGATCGGGAGAAGTTTGATGTCGTCCTAATTGGCGTGGACAAGAAGGGCTGTTGGCATCTCAATGAGTCCTCTCAATTGTTGCTGGAGTCTCAGAATCCAAAATTGATTAAATTAAATGCCGCAGGAATGCCGATCTCTGTAGCCCCGGGGACTTCGGACCGCGCCTTGGTGGCCTCAACAGGGACTCTTGAAGGGGTGGATGTGGTGTTCCCAATTCTTCATGGGCCGATGGGTGAGGATGGGACTGTCCAGGGCTTGTTAAAGCTGGCTGGGATTCCATTTGTTGGCTCAGATGTTTTAGGCTCGGCGGTAGGCATGGATAAGGATGTGATGAAGCGCCTTCTGCGCGATAGCGGCTTGCCAGTCTTACCCTGGGTCACATTGAATCGCCGCCAAGGGCACAAGTGGGACGCAAAAAAAATATTGGGCGAGCTGGGACCAACAGTGTTCGTCAAGCCGGCCAACATGGGAAGCTCGGTGGGCGTCAATCGGGCAACAAGTGAATCAGAACTGGATGCGGCCATCGCTGAGGCCTTTCAGTTTGATCACAAAGTGTTAGTAGAAAAGGGCGAGAAGGTCCGCGAGATTGAAGTGGCTGTTCTGGATGGCGATCCTCCCCAGGCATCGGTTGCTGGCGAAATCGTACCTAAGGGGGATTTTTACTCCTATGAAGCCAAATACGTGGACGAGAACGGCGCCGACTTGGTCATTCCCGCCCGCCTTGAGGATGATCAAAGTTCCCAAGTCAGGGACCTTGCCCTTAAAACCTTTGCCACTTTGGATTGTTTTGGCTTGGGGCGGGTGGATTTCTTTTTGACCGCCGACGGAAAGTTCTGGGTGAACGAGATAAACACCATGCCGGGTTTTACCCGAATCAGTATGTACCCCTCCTTGTGGAAAGCTTCAGGAATCTCCTACCCGGATTTGATCGAAAAGCTTATTCACCTGGCCATTGAAAGAGGAAAGCGGGATCAGTCCCTAAAATCCGATTATTAG